In one Paraburkholderia azotifigens genomic region, the following are encoded:
- a CDS encoding ABC transporter substrate-binding protein — MLVGAALTVAASVNSFAGDKQITLGFSQVGAESAWRTANTVSVKTSAKDAGINLKFSDAQQKQENQIKAIRSFIAQKVDVIAFSPVVESGWEPVLTEAKNAKIPVILTDRSIDVKDTSLYVTMIGSDFLEEGRRAGRWLEERYKNEAGPINIAELQGTVGSAPANDRHAGLMEVIKNDPKFKIIASQSGDFTLAGGKQVMEAFAKTYGKQINVVYAHNDDMALGAIQAMEEAGIKPGKDVSVVSFDATKGGFEAMIAGKINVDVECSPLLGPQLMTAVKDVVAGKQLPKRIVTNETVFPMNVAAQILPQRKY; from the coding sequence ATGCTTGTTGGAGCGGCGCTCACCGTCGCTGCCAGCGTCAATAGTTTTGCGGGGGACAAGCAGATCACCTTGGGCTTTTCGCAGGTCGGCGCGGAAAGCGCATGGCGCACTGCGAATACCGTGTCGGTGAAAACGTCCGCGAAAGATGCCGGCATCAATCTGAAGTTCTCGGACGCGCAGCAGAAGCAGGAAAACCAGATCAAGGCCATCCGCTCGTTCATCGCGCAGAAGGTGGACGTGATCGCCTTTTCGCCCGTCGTCGAGTCCGGCTGGGAACCCGTGCTGACAGAAGCGAAGAACGCGAAGATCCCCGTGATTCTCACGGACCGTTCGATCGACGTGAAAGACACGTCGCTCTACGTGACGATGATCGGCTCTGACTTCCTCGAAGAAGGCCGCCGTGCAGGACGCTGGCTCGAAGAGCGCTACAAGAACGAAGCGGGTCCGATCAACATCGCCGAACTGCAGGGCACGGTTGGCAGCGCACCCGCGAACGACCGTCACGCGGGCCTGATGGAAGTGATCAAGAACGATCCGAAGTTCAAGATCATCGCTTCGCAGAGCGGCGACTTCACGCTCGCGGGCGGCAAGCAGGTGATGGAAGCGTTTGCAAAGACCTACGGCAAACAGATCAATGTGGTCTACGCGCATAACGACGACATGGCGCTCGGCGCGATCCAGGCGATGGAAGAAGCAGGCATCAAGCCAGGCAAGGACGTGAGCGTCGTATCGTTCGATGCGACCAAGGGCGGCTTCGAAGCGATGATCGCAGGCAAGATCAACGTCGACGTCGAATGCAGCCCGCTGCTCGGACCGCAACTGATGACGGCCGTCAAGGACGTGGTGGCGGGCAAGCAGTTGCCCAAGCGCATCGTGACCAACGAAACCGTGTTCCCGATGAACGTCGCCGCGCAGATCCTGCCGCAGCGCAAGTACTGA
- a CDS encoding zf-TFIIB domain-containing protein — MKCPVCKTPDLLMTERQGIEIDYCPTCRGVWLDRGELDKLLNQMQDEGEPAHRGGQHGRPHEHDARREQSWGRRHDSYDDERHKHDDPRRDPHRKKKSLFDMFDFD, encoded by the coding sequence ATGAAATGTCCCGTTTGCAAGACCCCCGATCTTCTGATGACCGAGCGTCAAGGCATCGAGATCGACTACTGTCCGACATGCCGCGGCGTATGGCTCGATCGCGGGGAACTCGACAAGCTGCTGAACCAGATGCAGGACGAAGGAGAGCCCGCACACCGAGGCGGCCAGCATGGGCGCCCGCATGAGCACGATGCCCGGCGCGAACAGTCGTGGGGACGCCGTCACGATTCGTATGACGACGAGCGCCACAAGCATGACGATCCACGGCGCGATCCACACCGCAAGAAGAAATCGCTGTTCGATATGTTCGACTTCGATTGA
- a CDS encoding TerC family protein, with the protein MDSLLTLAADPAAWAALVTLVVMEVVLGIDNLIFISILSNKLPEAQRARTQRIGIMLALVMRLGLLSTVAWIARLTEPVFSVFDHAFSWRDLILLAGGLFLVWKATREMHHHVSRDADTVSNPAMGVGGLTVTAAIGQILLLDLVFSVDSIITAVGMTDHLPIMFIAVIAAVTAMLFAARPLSKFIERNPTIVTLALSFLLVIAMTLIAEGFGSHVPKGYIYAAMAFSGFVEGMNMLARRRQVRRELKAATAYVSAISSEKARTEGSALSN; encoded by the coding sequence ATGGATTCCTTACTGACACTCGCCGCCGATCCCGCAGCATGGGCTGCACTCGTGACACTCGTCGTGATGGAGGTCGTGCTCGGCATCGACAACCTGATCTTCATCTCCATTCTGAGCAACAAGCTGCCTGAAGCGCAGCGCGCGCGAACCCAGCGCATCGGCATCATGCTGGCGCTGGTGATGAGGCTCGGCCTGCTCAGCACGGTCGCGTGGATTGCGCGCCTGACGGAGCCCGTGTTTTCGGTGTTCGACCATGCGTTCTCGTGGCGCGACCTGATTCTGCTCGCGGGCGGGCTATTCCTCGTGTGGAAGGCCACGCGCGAAATGCACCATCACGTGAGCCGGGACGCCGACACGGTATCGAATCCCGCGATGGGCGTGGGCGGGCTGACGGTGACGGCGGCAATCGGCCAGATTCTTCTGCTCGACCTCGTGTTTTCCGTCGACAGCATCATTACTGCCGTCGGCATGACGGATCACCTGCCCATCATGTTTATTGCGGTGATCGCGGCCGTCACGGCGATGCTGTTCGCGGCGCGTCCGTTGTCGAAGTTCATCGAGCGCAATCCGACCATCGTCACGCTGGCGCTGAGCTTTCTGCTGGTGATCGCGATGACGCTGATTGCGGAGGGTTTCGGCTCGCACGTGCCGAAGGGCTACATCTACGCTGCGATGGCTTTTTCCGGCTTCGTCGAAGGAATGAACATGCTGGCGCGTCGCAGGCAGGTCAGACGAGAGCTCAAGGCGGCAACAGCGTATGTGTCTGCCATTTCCTCAGAAAAGGCTCGCACGGAAGGTTCGGCGCTCTCTAACTAA
- a CDS encoding LysR family transcriptional regulator has translation MLNYRHLHYFWVVVKEGGFARAAERLDMAVQTISAQVRELEKSLGHQLLKPSGRGVAMTEAGQAAYARAEEIFQLGRALHDDVREAAGGKVARFAVGLTDGISKLAVHAILANVLDTPSLRLLCHEGEAEDLLAELAHHHLDLVLSSQPAPHNSNLRLSSERLIASPIDWYGPASLVRKTHIDHFPQSLATLPVLLPTGHSSLRSRLDRWLEAESIRPRIAGEFEDSALMALFAARGMGVFPLAAFGAERNDPMHRGLRWLGRSPDVKEEIHAIVSRRGRHHPLTQKVLGAAANS, from the coding sequence ATGCTCAACTACCGGCACTTGCACTATTTCTGGGTTGTCGTGAAGGAAGGGGGCTTTGCACGCGCTGCCGAACGGCTCGACATGGCGGTGCAAACCATCAGCGCGCAGGTGCGCGAGCTGGAAAAGTCGCTCGGACATCAACTGCTGAAACCGTCAGGGCGCGGTGTCGCGATGACGGAGGCGGGACAGGCGGCCTACGCACGCGCGGAGGAAATTTTTCAGCTTGGGCGCGCACTGCACGACGACGTGCGGGAAGCAGCAGGCGGTAAAGTCGCGCGTTTTGCAGTCGGTTTGACCGACGGCATTTCGAAGCTGGCCGTCCACGCGATTCTCGCGAACGTGCTCGACACGCCCTCTTTGCGGCTGCTCTGTCATGAAGGCGAAGCGGAAGACCTGCTGGCGGAACTGGCGCATCATCATCTGGATCTCGTGTTGTCCAGCCAGCCCGCGCCGCACAATTCGAATCTGCGTCTGTCCAGCGAACGCCTGATCGCCTCGCCGATCGACTGGTACGGGCCGGCCAGCCTCGTGCGCAAGACGCATATCGACCATTTTCCGCAGAGTCTCGCGACCCTTCCCGTGCTGCTGCCCACCGGTCATTCGTCGCTGCGCTCGCGACTCGACCGCTGGCTCGAAGCGGAGAGTATCCGGCCGCGCATTGCGGGCGAGTTCGAAGACAGTGCGCTGATGGCGCTGTTTGCCGCGCGCGGCATGGGCGTGTTTCCGCTCGCGGCCTTCGGCGCGGAGCGCAACGATCCGATGCATCGCGGCCTGCGCTGGCTAGGCCGCTCGCCGGACGTGAAGGAGGAAATTCACGCGATCGTGTCGCGACGCGGGCGGCATCATCCCCTGACGCAAAAGGTGCTGGGCGCAGCGGCAAACAGCTGA
- a CDS encoding HPF/RaiA family ribosome-associated protein translates to MQVLFKSRDREAVRMRSFARQRIRFVFRRMDWLISKATVSLSDINGPRGGLDKRCQVQVQTPDATPVVVTSIARDWRGALDLALARAARSIVRRQQARVAVRRISQREPAWTPQPDAV, encoded by the coding sequence ATGCAAGTTCTGTTCAAGTCCCGCGACCGTGAAGCCGTCCGTATGCGCAGCTTCGCGCGCCAACGCATCCGCTTCGTGTTTCGCCGCATGGACTGGCTGATTTCGAAAGCGACCGTCAGTCTGTCCGACATCAACGGTCCGCGTGGCGGACTCGACAAACGCTGCCAGGTGCAGGTGCAGACACCGGATGCGACGCCCGTCGTGGTGACGTCGATTGCGAGAGACTGGCGCGGCGCGCTCGACCTCGCGCTCGCTCGTGCCGCGCGTTCGATCGTACGCAGGCAGCAGGCGCGCGTGGCCGTGCGGCGCATCAGTCAGCGCGAGCCCGCGTGGACTCCACAGCCGGATGCCGTTTAA
- a CDS encoding SIR2 family NAD-dependent protein deacylase: MDENERIRRAVSWLREADGLLVTAGAGMGVDSGLPDYRGAEGFWRAYPALKQHRLTFQDMANPRVMALHPRLCWGFYGHRLDLYRRTVPHPGFEMLRRWAKALPRGIFAFTSNVDGQFQAAGFDDASVAECHGSIHMLQCSEVCHDGLWRADDVQPVVDESTCELVSELPRCPACGAVARPNILMFGDYDWIALRTEEQEARLHAWLSTVEQLVVIEIGAGKAIPTVRYFSEQNGPRVIRINPRDFGIAPHHGIGLARGGIEGLQLLDRALRG, encoded by the coding sequence ATGGACGAAAACGAACGTATCAGACGCGCCGTGTCATGGCTGCGCGAAGCCGACGGTCTGCTGGTGACGGCAGGCGCGGGGATGGGCGTCGATTCAGGCTTGCCCGATTATCGCGGTGCAGAGGGCTTCTGGCGCGCCTATCCCGCGTTGAAGCAGCATCGCCTGACCTTTCAGGATATGGCGAATCCGCGCGTGATGGCGCTGCATCCGCGGCTCTGCTGGGGCTTCTATGGACATCGGCTCGATCTGTACCGGCGCACCGTGCCGCATCCGGGATTCGAGATGCTGCGTCGATGGGCGAAAGCGCTGCCGCGCGGCATCTTCGCATTCACCAGCAACGTCGACGGGCAGTTCCAGGCAGCGGGATTCGACGATGCATCGGTGGCCGAATGCCACGGTTCGATTCACATGCTGCAATGCTCGGAGGTGTGCCACGACGGCTTGTGGCGTGCGGACGACGTGCAGCCCGTGGTCGACGAATCGACCTGCGAACTCGTGAGCGAATTGCCGCGCTGTCCCGCGTGCGGCGCCGTCGCGCGGCCCAACATCCTGATGTTCGGCGACTACGACTGGATCGCATTGCGCACCGAGGAGCAGGAAGCGCGTCTGCACGCGTGGCTGTCGACGGTCGAGCAGCTCGTCGTGATCGAAATCGGCGCAGGCAAGGCGATTCCGACCGTACGGTATTTCAGCGAGCAAAACGGTCCGCGCGTGATCCGCATTAATCCACGCGATTTCGGCATTGCGCCTCATCACGGTATCGGGCTCGCGCGAGGCGGAATCGAGGGCCTGCAGTTGCTTGATCGCGCGCTGCGGGGATAG
- a CDS encoding LysE family translocator — MSASAAVFAILVALLMGAMIPGPSFVLVARNSISLSRGDGLSTALGMGIGGIFFGGIALAGLYTLLVAVEWLYIGLKVAGGLYLIYMASKIWRGAAHPIEMGNAGAAHGGSAKKSFWIGLTTQLSNPKTAIWYGSIFAALLPQHPPVWCYFVLPPLVFAVEFGWYTIVALCFSSRRPREIYLHAKTWIDRIAAGAIAALGLRLIFAANKAGI, encoded by the coding sequence ATGTCCGCTTCCGCTGCCGTATTCGCTATTCTCGTCGCGTTGTTGATGGGCGCGATGATTCCTGGCCCGAGTTTCGTGCTCGTCGCGCGAAACTCGATCAGCCTGTCTCGCGGCGACGGACTCTCGACGGCGTTGGGTATGGGCATTGGCGGGATTTTCTTCGGCGGCATTGCGCTCGCCGGCCTGTACACGCTGCTGGTCGCCGTCGAATGGCTGTATATCGGCCTGAAAGTGGCGGGCGGCCTGTATCTGATCTATATGGCGTCGAAGATCTGGCGCGGCGCCGCGCATCCGATCGAGATGGGCAATGCGGGTGCAGCGCACGGCGGCAGCGCGAAGAAATCGTTCTGGATCGGCCTGACGACTCAGCTCAGCAATCCGAAGACGGCGATCTGGTACGGCAGTATCTTTGCGGCGCTGCTGCCGCAGCATCCGCCCGTGTGGTGCTACTTCGTGCTGCCGCCGCTGGTCTTCGCGGTGGAGTTCGGCTGGTACACGATCGTGGCGCTGTGTTTCTCGAGCCGGCGCCCGCGCGAAATCTATCTGCACGCGAAGACGTGGATCGACCGGATCGCGGCAGGCGCCATCGCGGCGCTCGGTCTGCGGCTGATCTTCGCGGCGAACAAGGCGGGCATCTGA
- a CDS encoding acetoacetate decarboxylase: MDIKSIRQSAFAMPVHNPAYPRPPFRFLNREYFIISYETDLDALRAVVPEPLRPENTLVHYEFIRMPDSSGFGDYTESGQVISVRDMEGRLANYTHSMYLDDEGPIAGGREIWGFPKKLASPKLGVDGNDTLLGTLDYGTQRIATGTMGYKHRTLDIEAERAKLADTPNYLLKVIPHVDGSARICELVRFYLRDVTVLGAWSGPAALELHPHALAPIADLPVKRVVGARHVIANLTLDIGEVAFDYLAPAHGETQTAKKSNDDALELAV, from the coding sequence ATGGACATCAAATCGATCCGGCAATCCGCATTTGCGATGCCCGTTCACAATCCCGCCTACCCTCGCCCTCCGTTCCGTTTTCTCAACCGCGAGTACTTCATCATTTCGTATGAAACGGATCTGGATGCGCTGCGCGCCGTCGTGCCGGAACCGTTGAGGCCCGAAAACACGCTCGTACATTACGAATTCATTCGCATGCCGGATTCGTCGGGTTTCGGCGACTACACGGAAAGCGGCCAGGTGATCTCGGTGCGCGACATGGAAGGACGGCTCGCGAACTACACGCACTCGATGTATCTCGACGACGAAGGTCCGATTGCGGGCGGCCGCGAAATCTGGGGCTTTCCGAAGAAGCTCGCAAGTCCGAAGCTCGGCGTCGACGGCAACGACACGCTGCTCGGCACGCTCGACTACGGCACGCAACGCATCGCCACGGGCACGATGGGCTACAAGCATCGCACGCTCGATATCGAAGCCGAGCGCGCGAAACTGGCCGACACGCCGAACTATCTGCTCAAGGTGATTCCGCATGTCGACGGCTCGGCGCGCATTTGCGAACTCGTGCGTTTCTATCTGCGCGATGTCACGGTGCTTGGCGCATGGAGCGGCCCCGCTGCGCTGGAACTGCATCCACACGCGCTCGCACCGATTGCCGATTTGCCCGTGAAGCGCGTTGTCGGCGCGCGTCATGTGATCGCGAATCTCACGCTCGATATTGGCGAAGTTGCGTTCGACTATCTCGCGCCTGCGCATGGTGAAACGCAGACGGCGAAGAAGTCGAATGACGACGCACTCGAACTCGCCGTGTAG
- a CDS encoding 3-hydroxybutyrate dehydrogenase, which yields MSLQNKVALVTGAASGIGEQCARKLASLGAAVVIADLNLDNAQKVASSIVEAGGKAIAVAMDVTNEEAVNAGIERAVKELGSIDVLVSNAGIQIVAPIEEYAFADWKKMLAIHLDGAFLTTKAAIKHMYDSQRGGSIVYMGSVHSHEASKLKSAYVTAKHGLLGLARVVAKEGGPRGVRANVVCPGFVRTPLVDKQIPEQAKALGISEEEVVKNVMLKETVDGEFTTVDDVANTVAFLAGFESSALTGQSVIVSHGWSMK from the coding sequence ATGTCATTGCAAAATAAAGTCGCGCTCGTGACGGGCGCAGCAAGCGGTATCGGCGAGCAATGCGCTCGCAAGCTGGCGAGCCTCGGCGCGGCCGTGGTCATCGCCGACCTGAATCTGGACAATGCGCAGAAAGTCGCGTCGAGCATCGTCGAAGCGGGCGGAAAAGCGATCGCCGTCGCAATGGACGTGACGAATGAAGAAGCTGTCAATGCAGGCATCGAGCGCGCAGTGAAAGAACTCGGCAGCATCGATGTGCTCGTGTCGAACGCGGGTATCCAGATCGTCGCGCCGATCGAAGAGTACGCATTCGCCGACTGGAAGAAGATGCTGGCCATTCACCTCGACGGCGCGTTCCTCACGACCAAGGCAGCCATCAAGCACATGTACGACAGCCAGCGCGGCGGCTCGATCGTCTATATGGGCTCGGTGCATTCGCATGAAGCGTCGAAGCTGAAATCGGCCTACGTCACTGCGAAGCACGGCCTGCTCGGTCTTGCACGCGTGGTCGCGAAGGAAGGCGGTCCGCGCGGCGTGCGCGCGAACGTCGTGTGCCCGGGCTTCGTGCGCACGCCGCTCGTCGACAAGCAGATTCCCGAGCAGGCGAAGGCGCTCGGCATCAGCGAAGAGGAAGTCGTGAAGAACGTGATGCTGAAGGAAACCGTCGACGGCGAATTCACGACAGTCGACGACGTCGCCAACACGGTCGCATTCCTCGCGGGTTTCGAGTCGTCGGCGCTGACGGGGCAATCGGTGATCGTCAGCCACGGCTGGTCGATGAAATAA
- a CDS encoding DUF3734 domain-containing protein — MRSDTKKISAQPEPFVLPRYDEIALVLQGGGALGSYQAGVVEGLAEAKVEPDWIAGVSIGALNTAIIAGNAPENRVEALRGFWNAICHPLDWVGRVGAWALPGLGMHDLSRKWASMWAAGRALTEGQPGFFAPRFPLPMAGLGKLDPSRVSYYDTAALKATLLQYADFDRINDGAIRVSVGAVNVRTGNLTYFDNRKMRLAPEHFMASGALPPGFPAVEIEGEYYWDGGLVSNTPLTEVLRDSDHKDTLVFQVDLWSARGNAPGDFLDISERAKDIQYSSRTRAITNMLAERQKHARFIKELLEHVPTSVLKADPLFRLAEEAADGSAINVVHLIYKNKPYEGHYKDYEFSMDTMLEHWQSGFDDIRDSFSHRDWFDVPSRELGFVTHDVHRPAGAVPQSDKAPVETEIGKRRKEAA, encoded by the coding sequence ATGCGCAGCGACACAAAGAAAATCAGCGCACAACCCGAGCCTTTTGTGTTGCCGCGCTACGACGAGATCGCACTCGTGCTGCAAGGCGGGGGCGCGCTCGGCTCTTATCAGGCGGGCGTCGTCGAAGGCCTCGCGGAAGCGAAGGTCGAGCCCGACTGGATCGCGGGCGTGTCGATCGGCGCGTTGAATACGGCGATCATCGCGGGCAACGCGCCGGAAAACCGCGTGGAGGCATTGCGCGGTTTCTGGAATGCGATCTGCCATCCGCTCGACTGGGTCGGCAGGGTTGGCGCATGGGCCCTGCCTGGTCTCGGCATGCACGACCTGTCACGCAAGTGGGCCAGCATGTGGGCGGCGGGCCGCGCGTTGACGGAGGGCCAGCCCGGCTTCTTCGCGCCGCGCTTTCCGCTGCCGATGGCAGGACTCGGCAAGCTGGACCCGAGCCGTGTCAGCTACTACGATACCGCCGCGCTCAAGGCGACGCTGCTGCAATACGCCGATTTCGACCGCATCAACGACGGCGCCATACGTGTGTCCGTCGGCGCGGTGAACGTGCGTACGGGCAATCTCACGTACTTCGACAACCGCAAGATGCGCCTCGCGCCGGAGCATTTCATGGCGTCGGGCGCGTTGCCGCCGGGCTTCCCCGCCGTCGAGATCGAAGGCGAATACTACTGGGACGGCGGTCTCGTATCGAATACGCCGCTCACGGAAGTACTGCGCGATTCCGATCACAAGGACACACTGGTTTTTCAGGTGGATTTGTGGAGCGCGCGCGGCAATGCGCCGGGCGATTTCCTCGACATTTCGGAGCGTGCCAAGGACATCCAGTATTCGAGCCGCACGCGCGCGATCACGAACATGCTTGCCGAGCGGCAGAAGCATGCGCGTTTCATCAAGGAACTGCTCGAGCATGTGCCGACGTCAGTGCTGAAAGCGGACCCGCTGTTCCGGCTTGCAGAAGAGGCGGCGGACGGCAGCGCGATCAACGTCGTGCATCTGATCTACAAGAACAAGCCGTACGAAGGGCATTACAAGGACTACGAGTTCAGCATGGACACGATGCTCGAACACTGGCAAAGCGGCTTCGACGATATCCGCGATTCGTTCTCGCATCGCGACTGGTTCGACGTGCCGAGCCGCGAACTGGGCTTCGTCACGCATGACGTGCACCGCCCTGCCGGCGCCGTACCGCAGTCCGATAAAGCGCCCGTCGAAACGGAAATCGGCAAACGTCGGAAGGAAGCTGCCTGA
- a CDS encoding alkaline phosphatase family protein translates to MSDHHSSNAPDPTRRKILAALAGSVALSACGGGGGSSGSTGATSGIPPDRANLPRPALPDPATSGVDHIVLVTMENRSFDHMFGWVPNAEHQQNRRFTDAFGQAQTSFGLTSNAAYGFQACSFSDPNHMYDAGRVHLANGAMNGFLLTPGTSVTRGDVLPIGYFGAADLDFYRGAVTQYTVCDYYMSGILSATFPNRLYLHSGETDRLDDSVDTSSLPTIWDRLDAKNISSTYYYHDVPFTALYGTRYVGRSKLFADFLTDAAAGKLPSFCMVDPSFAGEAQGTSNDDHPHADVRNGQVLLGQIYDALRTGPNWSKTLMILVYDEWGGFMEHAVPPIKPVSTAEHNVGNDGRLGFRVPCMLFGPRVRANNVSRYPFDPSSIHQLLAWRFGLDPLGVRASDTSTFNMAYALDFSDAARTDAPAIAVTQGTFGVACSTAGVIPGLGGVDHSQQVPSTSASEPTVNAPGGRFADLRAKATALGFPGSM, encoded by the coding sequence ATGAGCGATCATCATTCTTCGAATGCACCCGATCCCACACGCCGCAAGATCCTGGCGGCGCTCGCGGGCAGTGTTGCGTTGTCGGCTTGTGGCGGAGGCGGCGGATCGTCGGGCAGCACGGGGGCGACGAGCGGCATTCCGCCCGATCGCGCGAATCTTCCCAGACCTGCGCTGCCGGATCCCGCCACGTCGGGCGTCGATCACATCGTGCTCGTCACGATGGAGAACCGTTCTTTCGATCACATGTTTGGCTGGGTGCCGAACGCCGAACATCAGCAGAACCGCCGGTTCACCGACGCCTTTGGCCAGGCGCAAACGTCGTTCGGGTTGACGTCGAACGCCGCATACGGATTTCAGGCCTGCTCGTTCTCCGACCCGAACCACATGTACGACGCGGGACGCGTTCACCTCGCGAACGGTGCGATGAACGGCTTTCTGCTGACACCCGGAACGAGCGTCACGCGCGGCGATGTGCTGCCCATCGGCTATTTCGGTGCGGCCGATCTCGATTTCTATCGCGGCGCCGTCACGCAATACACGGTTTGCGACTACTACATGAGCGGCATTCTGTCGGCTACGTTTCCCAACCGCCTCTATCTGCATAGCGGCGAGACCGACCGCCTGGACGACAGCGTCGATACGTCTTCGCTGCCGACCATCTGGGATCGGCTCGACGCAAAGAACATCTCGTCGACGTACTACTACCACGACGTCCCGTTCACGGCGCTCTACGGCACGCGCTACGTCGGCCGCTCGAAGCTGTTCGCGGACTTCCTGACGGATGCGGCTGCCGGCAAACTGCCGTCGTTCTGCATGGTCGATCCCAGTTTCGCGGGGGAAGCGCAAGGCACGTCGAACGACGATCATCCGCACGCCGACGTGCGCAACGGGCAGGTGCTGCTCGGCCAGATCTACGACGCGCTGCGCACCGGTCCGAACTGGAGCAAGACGCTGATGATTCTCGTGTATGACGAATGGGGCGGTTTCATGGAGCATGCCGTACCGCCCATCAAGCCGGTGTCGACGGCGGAACACAATGTGGGCAACGACGGCCGTCTGGGCTTTCGTGTGCCGTGCATGCTGTTCGGGCCGCGCGTGCGCGCGAACAACGTGTCGCGCTATCCGTTCGATCCCAGTTCGATTCATCAGCTGCTTGCGTGGCGTTTCGGTCTCGACCCGCTCGGCGTGCGCGCGAGCGACACCAGCACATTCAACATGGCCTACGCACTCGACTTCAGCGACGCGGCGCGAACCGACGCACCCGCTATCGCCGTGACGCAGGGCACGTTCGGCGTCGCGTGCTCGACGGCGGGGGTGATCCCTGGGCTAGGCGGCGTCGATCACAGCCAGCAGGTTCCGTCGACATCGGCATCGGAACCGACGGTCAATGCTCCTGGCGGACGCTTTGCCGACCTCCGCGCGAAAGCGACCGCGCTAGGCTTCCCGGGCAGCATGTAA
- a CDS encoding helix-turn-helix transcriptional regulator gives MDYSVKTLGQLRPVLRGFRKAAGLTQAMLAERLGITQQSYAQFEANPAAAGVERLFKVLRLLNAGITLSRDEPADAATAPAAKIAPSNRSAAQVPGTVKAVARKPAAQTATTRQAPAIKTGKRAQTGAAATGTRPSAPKADGRAGTTRKPAASAPRKREPW, from the coding sequence GTGGATTACTCCGTCAAGACGCTTGGCCAGCTGCGGCCCGTTCTGCGCGGCTTTCGCAAAGCCGCCGGCCTGACCCAGGCGATGCTCGCGGAGCGGCTCGGCATCACGCAGCAAAGCTATGCGCAGTTCGAGGCCAACCCGGCCGCCGCAGGCGTCGAGCGGCTCTTCAAGGTCTTGCGGCTGCTGAACGCGGGCATCACGCTCAGCCGGGACGAGCCTGCCGACGCGGCCACGGCGCCTGCTGCGAAGATCGCGCCTTCGAACCGCAGCGCTGCTCAAGTCCCGGGCACCGTCAAGGCCGTAGCGCGCAAACCGGCCGCCCAAACCGCGACCACGCGCCAGGCGCCCGCCATCAAGACGGGCAAGCGGGCGCAAACGGGCGCTGCCGCGACAGGCACGCGCCCCTCCGCGCCGAAGGCGGACGGACGTGCGGGAACGACGCGCAAGCCCGCCGCCAGCGCACCCAGAAAGCGGGAGCCATGGTAG